Proteins co-encoded in one Methyloterricola oryzae genomic window:
- a CDS encoding L,D-transpeptidase family protein, with protein sequence MSRNLWYFRKSGLAAGFAVAAAYYAGAAYSEVFSLPPAGDDLIGEVRYTKARHEDTLIDIAREYSLGQDEIVMANPKVDRWLPGEGKDVLVPRRFILPEAPRGGIVVNIPEMRLYYYPDATAKTPATRVITYPISIGRMDWRTPLGATKVMSKQKDPSWRPPSTIKAEHAKDGDFLPDVVPPGPNNPLGRYAMKLGVPGYLIHGTGIDKAYGIGMRVTHGCIRMYPEDIEKLFPLVSVGTTVRLVNQPIKLGWMGDDLYIEVSQPLDEDRMSFQELYARAMDQVAKKTAKRPVSLDTEALKAAVSEPTGIPVRISAAGPAAMPVSAPVMDERPLQSSPESEPAPRDEYYPAEEAPPSSDEYQLF encoded by the coding sequence ATGTCGCGCAATTTGTGGTATTTCAGGAAGAGCGGCCTGGCCGCAGGTTTTGCGGTTGCGGCCGCATATTACGCGGGCGCCGCTTACTCGGAGGTATTCAGCTTGCCGCCCGCGGGGGATGATCTGATCGGCGAAGTGCGCTACACCAAGGCCCGCCACGAGGACACCCTCATCGATATTGCCCGGGAGTACAGTCTGGGTCAGGACGAGATCGTCATGGCCAACCCCAAGGTGGACCGCTGGCTACCCGGGGAGGGCAAGGATGTGCTCGTGCCCCGCCGCTTCATCCTGCCGGAAGCGCCGCGTGGCGGCATCGTTGTCAACATCCCGGAAATGCGCCTTTACTATTACCCGGACGCCACCGCGAAAACGCCGGCGACCCGGGTGATCACCTATCCCATCAGCATCGGACGCATGGACTGGCGCACACCGCTGGGGGCGACAAAGGTGATGTCCAAGCAGAAGGACCCTTCCTGGCGACCGCCATCCACCATCAAGGCCGAGCATGCCAAGGACGGTGATTTCCTGCCGGACGTCGTGCCGCCCGGGCCGAACAACCCGTTGGGCCGCTACGCCATGAAACTGGGCGTGCCGGGTTATCTGATTCATGGTACCGGCATCGACAAAGCCTATGGCATCGGCATGCGCGTGACCCATGGCTGTATCCGCATGTACCCAGAGGACATCGAGAAACTGTTCCCGCTGGTTTCGGTGGGCACCACCGTGCGCCTGGTGAATCAGCCCATCAAGCTGGGCTGGATGGGCGACGATCTCTATATCGAGGTCAGCCAGCCCTTGGACGAGGATCGCATGAGCTTTCAGGAACTCTACGCGCGCGCCATGGATCAGGTCGCCAAGAAAACCGCCAAGCGCCCGGTGAGTCTGGACACCGAGGCGCTCAAGGCGGCGGTCAGCGAACCGACGGGCATCCCGGTACGTATCTCGGCCGCCGGTCCTGCGGCCATGCCTGTGTCCGCGCCGGTGATGGATGAGCGCCCGCTGCAGTCGTCGCCGGAAAGCGAACCGGCACCGCGGGATGAATATTACCCCGCGGAGGAAGCGCCCCCGTCTTCCGACGAATACCAACTATTCTGA
- the lysA gene encoding diaminopimelate decarboxylase, protein MDHFNYRNGVLCAEDVPLSAIAEQFGTPCYVYSRATLERHWKVFDQAYSQGPHLICYAVKANSNLAVLNLLARLGSGFDIVSVGELERVLAAGGDPAKVVFSGVGKREDEIRRALQAGIRCFNVEVPGELDRLNRIAGEMGLRAPVSLRVNPDVDANTHPYISTGLKENKFGIDIEQAVSEYRRAASMAHLDVVGIDCHIGSQLTTTEPFLDALDRLLGLALRLREAGLQIHHLDLGGGLGIRYRDEEPPEPAQLASLVAEKLKGQDFEVIIEPGRAIVGNAGILLTRVEHIKATSAKNFAIVDAAMNDLLRPALYDAWQAIVPVCQESSAGSLTVDVVGPVCETGDFLGKNRELAVSEGDLLAVRSAGAYGFSMSSNYNSRPRPAEVMVDGERAHLVRPRENLASLFAGESLLD, encoded by the coding sequence ATGGACCATTTCAATTACCGTAACGGCGTGCTTTGCGCCGAAGACGTGCCCTTGTCGGCGATTGCCGAGCAGTTCGGCACACCCTGCTATGTCTATTCCCGCGCCACCCTGGAGCGTCATTGGAAGGTGTTCGACCAGGCCTATTCACAAGGTCCGCACTTGATCTGCTATGCGGTGAAGGCGAACTCCAACCTGGCGGTGCTCAATCTGCTGGCCCGCCTGGGTTCTGGTTTCGACATCGTTTCGGTGGGCGAACTGGAGCGTGTGCTGGCGGCCGGCGGCGACCCCGCCAAGGTAGTATTTTCCGGCGTTGGCAAGCGCGAGGACGAGATCCGGCGGGCGTTGCAGGCCGGCATCCGCTGTTTCAACGTGGAGGTGCCCGGGGAGCTTGACAGACTGAACCGTATCGCGGGTGAAATGGGGCTGCGCGCGCCGGTTTCGTTGCGCGTGAACCCCGATGTGGACGCCAACACCCATCCCTATATTTCGACAGGCCTGAAGGAAAACAAGTTCGGGATCGATATCGAGCAGGCGGTGTCTGAGTACCGGCGCGCGGCGTCCATGGCCCATCTGGATGTGGTGGGCATCGACTGTCACATCGGTTCGCAGCTGACCACGACGGAGCCATTTCTCGATGCCCTGGACCGCCTGCTGGGTCTGGCACTGCGCCTGCGCGAAGCCGGACTGCAGATCCATCATCTGGATCTGGGCGGCGGGCTGGGCATACGCTACCGCGACGAGGAACCGCCGGAACCAGCGCAGTTGGCCTCCCTGGTGGCCGAGAAGCTCAAGGGGCAGGACTTTGAAGTCATCATCGAGCCGGGCCGGGCCATCGTCGGCAACGCCGGCATCCTGCTGACCCGGGTCGAGCACATCAAGGCCACCAGCGCGAAGAATTTCGCCATCGTAGATGCCGCCATGAATGACCTGCTGCGCCCGGCGCTCTATGACGCCTGGCAGGCCATCGTGCCGGTTTGCCAGGAGAGTTCGGCCGGCAGCCTCACGGTGGATGTGGTGGGGCCGGTTTGCGAAACCGGCGACTTTCTCGGCAAGAACCGGGAACTGGCGGTAAGCGAGGGGGATCTCCTGGCGGTGCGATCGGCCGGGGCCTATGGCTTCAGCATGAGTTCCAACTACAACTCCAGACCCCGCCCGGCCGAGGTCATGGTGGACGGCGAGCGGGCCCATCTGGTTCGCCCCCGTGAAAATCTGGCATCGCTGTTTGCCGGCGAGAGCCTGTTGGACTGA
- the lptM gene encoding LPS translocon maturation chaperone LptM has translation MFSTSRVTAFVVLVAALLVACGQKGPLFMPEDELPKAAKAQQKPKAKPKQSPKPQAAPSPTPTPTPQPEEPSPDMDETQDGYAPMADPNDF, from the coding sequence ATGTTTTCTACCTCACGCGTGACCGCCTTCGTGGTGTTAGTTGCGGCTCTGCTCGTGGCATGCGGGCAGAAAGGCCCTTTGTTCATGCCTGAGGACGAATTGCCCAAGGCGGCAAAAGCCCAGCAGAAGCCCAAAGCCAAGCCAAAGCAGTCTCCCAAGCCGCAGGCGGCGCCGTCACCGACCCCGACCCCGACCCCGCAGCCGGAAGAGCCCTCGCCGGATATGGACGAGACGCAGGATGGCTATGCTCCCATGGCGGACCCCAACGACTTCTGA
- the mutY gene encoding A/G-specific adenine glycosylase — protein MSPQAFQRAVLDWFEIHGRKHLPWQQAPTAYRVWVSEIMLQQTQVATVIPYFSRFMQRFPDLPTLAAAELDQVLSYWAGLGYYSRARNLHCAAREVVERHAGRLPERLEALAALPGIGRSTAGAILSLGHGLPAAILDGNVKRVLSRHAGLAGWPGETRVLRELWELSERYTPTSRTAEYNQAMMDLGATVCTRTRPRCDACPLSGDCEAHRSGQTASIPAPRPNRSMPVRRCLLAVLNNRNGEFWLQRRPPIGIWGGLLSLPEFDSLDTIHEWCIQRGLEVGELECLPERRHTFSHFHLDYRPVIGVAKARYNAAEPGHGAWFAPHPDLALPAPVRRLLEECAAGASQSSTHKA, from the coding sequence ATGAGTCCACAAGCTTTTCAGCGCGCAGTCCTGGACTGGTTTGAAATCCATGGCCGCAAACACCTGCCCTGGCAGCAGGCCCCGACCGCCTACCGGGTCTGGGTGTCCGAAATCATGCTGCAGCAGACCCAGGTCGCCACGGTCATTCCCTACTTCAGCCGCTTCATGCAGCGCTTTCCGGACCTTCCGACGCTGGCAGCAGCGGAGTTGGACCAAGTCCTCAGCTACTGGGCAGGCCTCGGCTATTACAGCCGCGCCCGCAATCTGCACTGCGCGGCGCGAGAGGTTGTCGAGCGGCACGCTGGCAGGCTGCCGGAGCGCCTCGAGGCCCTCGCGGCACTGCCAGGCATCGGGCGCTCCACGGCCGGCGCCATCCTCAGCCTGGGCCACGGACTACCCGCCGCCATCCTCGACGGCAACGTCAAGCGGGTGTTAAGCCGCCACGCCGGTCTCGCCGGCTGGCCCGGCGAGACTCGCGTGCTGCGGGAACTGTGGGAGCTCAGCGAGCGTTACACGCCGACGTCGCGGACTGCAGAATATAATCAGGCCATGATGGACCTGGGCGCCACGGTGTGCACCCGAACGCGACCACGCTGCGATGCCTGCCCGTTAAGCGGCGACTGCGAAGCCCATCGAAGCGGCCAGACGGCCTCCATTCCGGCCCCGCGCCCCAACCGCTCAATGCCGGTCAGGCGCTGCCTGCTGGCGGTCCTGAATAACCGGAACGGCGAATTCTGGCTGCAGCGCAGACCCCCCATCGGCATCTGGGGCGGACTCCTGAGCCTGCCCGAATTCGACAGCCTGGACACTATCCATGAATGGTGTATTCAACGCGGTCTGGAAGTCGGCGAGCTTGAGTGCCTTCCGGAACGCCGGCATACTTTCAGCCACTTTCACCTGGATTACCGACCCGTGATCGGGGTGGCAAAAGCCCGGTACAACGCGGCGGAACCGGGGCACGGCGCCTGGTTCGCCCCGCATCCGGATCTAGCCCTTCCCGCACCGGTTCGCAGGCTCCTGGAAGAGTGCGCCGCCGGCGCCTCCCAATCCTCAACACACAAGGCTTGA
- a CDS encoding DUF484 family protein gives MKLSKAQRQEQPSVTAADVEAYLRSHPDFFHQHLELLETLRVPHPSGEAVSLVSRQLDVLRDKNRRLQMQLNDILQIARDNDSLARRIHQLTLSLLDATSLDDALGGLRWLLHECFQADFVAVRLLEPVIDSPIADLCIPPDCAEVDHLRHVLESGKPECGQPTPFQAEVLFGSEGPDVMSFALVPLQHAGLKGVLAIGSRNASRFEAGMGHLFLNQMGDIVAARLVALLKGLP, from the coding sequence ATGAAATTGAGCAAGGCACAGCGACAGGAGCAACCCAGCGTGACGGCTGCCGACGTGGAGGCTTACTTGCGTTCCCACCCGGATTTTTTTCACCAGCATCTGGAACTGCTCGAAACGCTGCGGGTTCCTCACCCCAGCGGCGAGGCGGTTTCCCTGGTTTCGCGCCAACTGGACGTGCTGCGCGACAAGAACCGCCGCTTGCAGATGCAGTTGAACGATATCCTGCAGATCGCGCGCGACAATGATTCGCTGGCGCGCCGCATACACCAGTTGACCCTGTCCCTTCTGGACGCCACTTCCTTGGATGATGCCTTGGGCGGCTTGCGCTGGCTGCTGCATGAATGCTTTCAGGCCGACTTCGTGGCGGTGCGCCTGCTGGAGCCGGTCATCGACAGCCCGATCGCGGACCTGTGCATTCCACCTGACTGCGCCGAGGTGGATCATCTCCGCCATGTGCTGGAAAGCGGCAAGCCGGAATGCGGCCAGCCCACTCCTTTTCAGGCAGAGGTGCTCTTTGGGAGCGAGGGGCCCGACGTCATGTCCTTCGCCCTGGTGCCTTTGCAACATGCCGGGCTCAAAGGGGTTCTGGCCATCGGCAGCCGAAACGCCAGCCGCTTCGAGGCGGGCATGGGACATTTGTTCCTGAACCAGATGGGCGACATCGTCGCCGCACGCCTGGTGGCCTTGCTTAAGGGATTGCCATAG
- a CDS encoding oxidative damage protection protein encodes MSRIVNCVKLGTEAEGLDAPPFPGEAGKRIFENISKQAWQEWLRHQTMLINEHRLMPFEAQAKQFLAQEREKYLFGPGAALPEGYVPPKAG; translated from the coding sequence ATGAGCAGAATCGTGAACTGCGTGAAACTCGGCACTGAAGCCGAGGGACTGGATGCGCCGCCTTTTCCTGGCGAGGCTGGAAAGCGCATTTTCGAAAACATTTCCAAGCAGGCTTGGCAGGAATGGTTGCGCCACCAGACCATGCTGATCAACGAGCATCGCCTGATGCCCTTCGAAGCGCAAGCCAAGCAGTTTCTCGCTCAGGAGCGTGAGAAGTACCTATTCGGCCCTGGCGCGGCCCTGCCGGAAGGTTACGTACCCCCCAAAGCGGGCTAG
- the rdgC gene encoding recombination-associated protein RdgC, producing the protein MWFKNLSLLRFTEPFSLTAEELEQRLQSGRFRPCGSLEPVSYGWCPPVGRNDDDAPLVHATNGCMMVCALKEEKILPASVVNEILAERLLEQEERKGSRLGKKERDALRDEVIHELLPRAFSHSRRNYAYIDPKGGWLVVDSASSKKSEELASWLRKCLDSLPVSPPASNERPAAVLTRWLSEGAAPSDIVLEDECELRSTGEDGGIVRCKRQDLSAPEIQNHLEAGKEVSKLAVTWSDRLGFVLDDALGIKRLKFLDLVQEQASEVEAADEVERFDVDFSIMSLELAALLPRLFELFGGESAPNK; encoded by the coding sequence ATGTGGTTTAAAAACCTGTCTCTATTGCGATTTACCGAACCTTTCTCCCTCACCGCCGAGGAACTCGAGCAGCGCCTGCAAAGCGGCCGTTTTAGGCCCTGTGGGAGCCTCGAGCCGGTCAGCTACGGCTGGTGCCCGCCCGTTGGCCGCAACGACGATGACGCCCCACTGGTGCATGCCACCAATGGCTGCATGATGGTCTGCGCCCTCAAGGAGGAGAAGATCCTGCCCGCGTCCGTGGTCAACGAAATTCTGGCGGAGCGGTTGCTGGAGCAGGAGGAGCGCAAGGGCTCGCGCCTGGGCAAGAAGGAGCGAGACGCCCTGCGTGACGAAGTGATCCACGAGCTTTTGCCCCGGGCTTTCAGCCACAGCCGGCGCAACTATGCGTACATCGATCCCAAAGGCGGGTGGCTGGTGGTGGACAGCGCCAGTTCCAAGAAGTCCGAGGAACTGGCGTCCTGGCTGCGCAAGTGCCTGGACAGCCTGCCTGTGTCGCCGCCCGCCAGCAATGAACGGCCAGCGGCCGTGCTGACCCGTTGGCTTAGCGAGGGCGCCGCGCCGTCCGACATCGTGCTCGAGGACGAGTGCGAACTGCGCTCCACCGGGGAGGATGGCGGTATCGTGCGCTGCAAGCGGCAGGATCTGTCGGCTCCGGAAATCCAGAATCACTTGGAGGCCGGCAAGGAGGTCAGCAAGCTGGCGGTCACCTGGAGTGACCGTCTCGGTTTTGTCCTGGACGACGCATTGGGCATCAAGCGACTAAAATTCCTGGATCTGGTTCAGGAACAGGCGAGCGAAGTGGAAGCCGCGGACGAAGTCGAGCGTTTCGACGTGGATTTCTCCATCATGTCATTGGAATTGGCGGCCCTGCTGCCACGCCTGTTCGAACTATTCGGCGGTGAGAGCGCTCCAAACAAGTAA
- the dapF gene encoding diaminopimelate epimerase has translation MLHFTKMHGLGNDFVVIDAVRQQVDLTAERVRHIADRHFGIGCDQVLLVAPPLREGADFSYRIFNADGGEVNQCGNGARCFARFVYEQGLCDKAEVRVDTGAGQLLLRREADGNITVDMGIPRHAPGEVPLLAERELPVYRFEALGQAFEFGAVSMGNPHAVLRVESVRTALVSELGPLLEGAPVFPERANVGFMEVLGKGHIRLRVFERGSGETLACGSGACAAAVVGIEWGLLESPVQVDLPGGTLSIRWSGRGSAVLMTGPATTVFEGKLQL, from the coding sequence ATGCTACATTTCACGAAAATGCACGGCCTGGGCAACGACTTCGTGGTGATCGACGCGGTTCGCCAGCAGGTTGATCTGACTGCCGAGCGCGTACGCCACATTGCCGACCGGCACTTCGGGATCGGCTGTGATCAGGTTTTGTTGGTGGCGCCGCCGCTGCGCGAGGGCGCGGACTTCAGCTACCGCATCTTCAATGCCGATGGCGGTGAGGTGAACCAGTGCGGTAATGGCGCCCGCTGCTTTGCGCGTTTTGTTTATGAGCAGGGCCTGTGCGATAAGGCGGAGGTGAGGGTCGACACGGGCGCCGGTCAGCTCCTACTGCGCCGAGAAGCCGATGGTAACATCACGGTGGATATGGGAATTCCGCGGCACGCGCCAGGGGAGGTGCCCCTGCTGGCGGAACGTGAGTTGCCTGTCTACCGGTTCGAAGCCTTGGGTCAGGCTTTTGAATTTGGTGCGGTATCCATGGGCAACCCACATGCCGTGTTGCGGGTCGAAAGTGTCAGGACGGCACTGGTATCAGAGTTGGGGCCATTGCTCGAGGGTGCGCCGGTGTTTCCCGAACGGGCCAATGTCGGGTTTATGGAAGTGCTCGGCAAGGGACATATCCGCCTCCGGGTGTTCGAGCGTGGTTCCGGCGAGACCCTGGCCTGCGGGAGCGGGGCTTGTGCGGCGGCCGTGGTCGGAATCGAATGGGGGCTGCTGGAGTCTCCCGTGCAGGTGGACCTGCCCGGAGGCACGCTGAGCATCCGTTGGTCCGGACGTGGTTCGGCGGTGCTCATGACAGGGCCCGCCACCACCGTTTTTGAAGGAAAGTTGCAGCTATGA
- the xerC gene encoding tyrosine recombinase XerC: protein MDSSAARQQLERFLQGLKTRQRASMHTCAAYGRDLSRFLTFCGVQGLEGWDQVMQHHVRLYVAERHRQGIVSRSLQRELSALRGFFDFLIKERVLGLNPAQGVRAPKAPRKLPRLLDVDQMSGLLEADREGPLETRDVAMWELFYSSGLRLSELTALNVVDMDLVAGSAHVRSGKGRKSRYVPVGSKAAEAVARWLSERANVASPGEDALFVSRLGTRIVPRTVQMRLQRWARKLGVAEQVHPHMLRHSFASHMLEASSDLRAVQELLGHSNISTTQIYTHVDFQRLAAVYDQAHPRARKRHDRDTP, encoded by the coding sequence GTGGACTCCTCGGCCGCGCGTCAACAGCTCGAGCGCTTTCTGCAGGGGCTCAAGACGCGCCAGAGGGCTTCGATGCATACCTGTGCCGCATACGGGCGCGACCTCTCCCGATTCCTCACGTTCTGCGGCGTCCAGGGGCTGGAAGGCTGGGACCAGGTGATGCAGCACCATGTTCGCCTCTATGTCGCAGAACGTCATCGGCAGGGCATCGTCAGTCGCAGCCTGCAGCGGGAGTTGTCCGCCCTGCGCGGATTTTTCGATTTCCTGATCAAGGAACGGGTGCTCGGCCTCAATCCGGCTCAGGGCGTGCGGGCGCCCAAAGCCCCCCGCAAGCTGCCGCGTCTGCTGGACGTGGATCAGATGTCGGGCCTGCTGGAGGCGGACCGGGAGGGTCCGCTGGAAACGCGCGATGTGGCCATGTGGGAACTGTTCTACTCCTCGGGCCTTCGTCTCAGTGAATTGACAGCCCTGAACGTGGTGGATATGGACCTGGTGGCCGGTTCAGCGCACGTGCGCTCCGGAAAGGGCCGCAAATCGCGCTACGTGCCCGTGGGGAGCAAGGCCGCGGAGGCCGTGGCGCGATGGCTGTCAGAGCGCGCTAACGTGGCTTCGCCCGGGGAGGATGCCCTGTTCGTCAGTCGCCTGGGCACCCGGATCGTGCCGCGTACGGTGCAGATGCGGCTCCAGCGTTGGGCGCGCAAGCTGGGTGTGGCCGAACAGGTGCATCCGCATATGCTGCGGCACTCTTTCGCCAGTCACATGCTGGAGGCCAGCAGCGACCTGCGTGCCGTACAGGAACTGCTGGGACATTCCAACATCAGCACGACCCAGATCTACACCCACGTGGACTTCCAGCGCCTGGCCGCCGTCTATGACCAGGCACATCCGCGTGCGCGCAAGCGCCATGACCGCGATACCCCTTGA
- a CDS encoding bifunctional SulP family inorganic anion transporter/carbonic anhydrase, protein MRPRARLTDHIKQDIPAGLVVFLIALPMCLGIALASGAPLYSGIIAGIIGGLVVGSLSRSPHSVTGPATGLTAFTMFAIQELGSYEAFLLSVVFAGLLQILLGLARAGLIADYFPSNVVQGMLTGIGLIIILKQLPHALGWDMDAEGDFAFFQNDGKNTFTELGSLLSNLHPGAAAVSLLAVAGMIAVDVRRKLGWIPGSLAAILAGLLFNEILLALHSPWALNGSHLVNLPVTRGLADFAQAVDFPDFSRWNDPKVLEFGLMIGLLASVETLLCLEALSKLDPERRYVPPNEELVAQGVGNALSGMIGGLPMTSVVVRSSANLEAGARSQLSTICHGALLLLAVLAMPALLNHIPLAAVAAVMLMVGYKLVRPEALRAIFAQGRDQYIPFLVTVGAVLLTDILRGVAIGLAVSILFILQRNFRDPLSFFRNRHIKDRIIKIELSTEVSFLSRANVLVSLASVPPDSRLIIDASKSAYIDADVLEIIRDFIQIKAPAKSIQLTLLGFKSEYAIENTPSIYDVVMAEEPAQTGQLIDAPNLHKRLQSRLNPHLALQLLKEGNFRFVNNLKAQRDVVNLIGITKDGQHPFATVLSCIDSRTSSELIFDLGLGDIFSIRIAGNILNEDILGSMEFACKVAGSKIIVVLGHSKCGAIKGACDHVQMGHLSGLVAKVQPAIRKVTHIPPPHNSKNPDFVHSVAINNVKWVMRDIYQSSEILRELVDQGKLGIVGGMYDVETGIVEFYEDAWYMPKAQNEELPLAAMAMN, encoded by the coding sequence GTGCGTCCACGAGCCCGCCTGACTGATCACATCAAACAGGACATACCCGCCGGCCTTGTCGTGTTCCTTATCGCCCTGCCCATGTGCCTCGGCATTGCCCTGGCCTCGGGCGCACCTCTTTATTCCGGCATCATAGCCGGCATCATCGGAGGTCTGGTGGTAGGCAGCCTCAGCCGATCGCCTCACAGCGTGACCGGACCGGCCACCGGCCTGACCGCCTTCACGATGTTTGCAATCCAGGAACTGGGCTCCTATGAGGCCTTCCTGCTCAGCGTCGTTTTCGCAGGCTTGCTGCAGATCCTCCTTGGACTGGCCCGCGCCGGGCTGATCGCCGATTACTTTCCCTCCAACGTGGTGCAGGGCATGCTGACCGGCATAGGCCTGATCATCATCCTCAAGCAACTGCCCCATGCCCTGGGCTGGGACATGGACGCCGAAGGGGATTTCGCCTTCTTCCAGAACGACGGCAAGAACACCTTTACCGAATTGGGGAGCCTCCTTAGCAATCTGCATCCAGGCGCAGCCGCAGTTTCCCTCCTTGCCGTGGCGGGCATGATCGCCGTGGACGTCCGGCGCAAGCTGGGCTGGATCCCTGGCAGCCTGGCAGCCATCCTGGCCGGGTTGCTGTTCAATGAAATCCTGTTGGCACTGCATAGCCCCTGGGCCCTGAATGGATCACACTTGGTCAACCTGCCGGTGACCCGCGGCCTTGCCGATTTCGCCCAAGCGGTGGATTTTCCCGACTTCAGCCGCTGGAACGATCCCAAGGTGCTGGAATTCGGCCTGATGATCGGCCTGCTGGCCTCGGTCGAGACCCTGTTGTGCCTGGAGGCGCTCAGCAAGCTCGATCCCGAGCGTCGCTATGTGCCGCCCAATGAAGAGCTGGTTGCGCAGGGCGTGGGCAATGCCCTGTCCGGCATGATCGGCGGCCTGCCGATGACCTCGGTGGTAGTGCGCAGTTCCGCCAACCTGGAAGCGGGAGCCCGCAGCCAGTTGTCCACCATCTGTCACGGCGCCCTGCTGCTGCTGGCGGTGCTCGCCATGCCCGCGCTGCTCAATCATATTCCGCTGGCGGCGGTTGCCGCGGTGATGCTGATGGTCGGTTACAAGCTGGTGCGCCCGGAGGCCTTGCGCGCCATCTTCGCTCAGGGGCGCGATCAGTACATTCCCTTCCTGGTCACGGTGGGCGCCGTCCTGCTGACGGACATCCTGCGCGGCGTGGCCATCGGCCTGGCCGTGAGCATCCTTTTCATCCTCCAGCGCAATTTTCGTGATCCCCTGTCGTTCTTCCGCAATCGGCACATCAAGGACCGCATCATCAAGATCGAGTTGAGCACCGAGGTCTCGTTTCTCAGCCGGGCCAACGTCCTGGTTTCCCTGGCCAGCGTGCCGCCCGACTCCCGCCTGATCATCGATGCCTCCAAGAGCGCTTACATCGATGCCGACGTGCTGGAGATCATCCGTGATTTCATCCAGATCAAGGCGCCGGCGAAGAGCATCCAGCTCACCCTGCTGGGCTTCAAGAGCGAGTATGCCATCGAGAACACGCCCAGCATCTACGACGTGGTCATGGCCGAGGAACCCGCGCAGACCGGGCAATTGATCGATGCGCCCAACCTGCACAAGCGCCTGCAGTCCCGCCTGAATCCGCACCTGGCCTTGCAGTTGCTGAAGGAAGGAAACTTCCGCTTCGTCAACAATCTCAAGGCCCAGAGGGACGTGGTCAATCTCATCGGCATCACCAAGGACGGGCAGCATCCCTTCGCCACGGTACTGAGCTGCATCGATTCGCGGACATCGTCCGAATTGATCTTCGACCTCGGGCTAGGTGACATCTTCAGCATCCGCATCGCCGGAAACATCCTGAACGAAGACATACTCGGCAGCATGGAGTTTGCTTGCAAAGTCGCGGGCTCCAAGATCATCGTGGTGCTGGGCCACAGCAAGTGCGGAGCCATCAAGGGAGCCTGCGACCACGTGCAGATGGGCCATCTCAGCGGCCTCGTAGCCAAGGTCCAGCCCGCCATCCGCAAGGTCACGCACATACCGCCGCCGCACAACTCGAAGAACCCGGACTTCGTCCACAGCGTCGCGATCAACAATGTGAAATGGGTCATGCGGGATATTTATCAGAGCAGCGAAATCCTCCGCGAACTGGTGGATCAGGGCAAACTGGGCATCGTTGGCGGCATGTACGACGTCGAGACCGGCATCGTCGAATTCTACGAAGATGCCTGGTACATGCCCAAGGCCCAGAACGAGGAACTCCCCCTGGCCGCCATGGCCATGAACTGA